One Hordeum vulgare subsp. vulgare chromosome 4H, MorexV3_pseudomolecules_assembly, whole genome shotgun sequence DNA window includes the following coding sequences:
- the LOC123448458 gene encoding uncharacterized protein LOC123448458 isoform X2: protein MSHPGKFVSVNLNRSYGQSAQFQSGGRPSRPAAPSAGGGGGMVVLSRGRGSSSMAKPQQPKLSVPPPLNLPSLRKEHERFEGATATTGGGVASAPPRSGGAVAGWTKPAPASEKQLGSIPAPSGVARLPSYGFQEKAVVLRGEDFPSLKAAVAPPPAPPVQHRQKDVDGAQAAMPETQPMPLGMRPHVMPSRGAEPLASAGVTGTGLHGSAEKAQTHDLGPLPLVRLRYDADWADDERDTGLSLPDRDSKERGFGRIETMVPGCDFYGATMERLKNESLGRDYIAPNKEGVQDGLWRSPMPSHNVERTDGRPHSAGKGSGQLLYHEGITNGASKDLCNTSKEPAVRAYGQIGTELHGSAHIGETAGECYNDNSNNWYRGKSFQNNPVSKVMPYLGNKGPLVNEPGAKFGRDKWLTGVPVRPLVEHTGFDSISAVSFSSIKKKKETTKPSDFHDPVRESFEAELDRILRVQEQERQRVVEEQARVREIARKQDEERENLIREEEERRRLVEEEARQAVWQAEQETLEASRRVEEQRIAREEEKMRVAMEEERRREAARQKLLELEARIARRRAESNMSNGNLTSAANDEQRLGALKDRDVSRYTNAGERHAISRLGERINTSISSVASSLNRYSDTVPRALNIMGDGHSGLVDREHAYHSARAAFEDQENIHYSPRRGTLGTKRESFPKKDSYVGFRASSVGPSSRDQINDSPWALEDYSQGRVSRWDAPTENNCFDKQSEFDTHFFNSDRFGDAAWLPSGSYRSPNAQQGGRMFQNSEAHDFSSSTKSCYPMRHPCVPPPHVVTSMHGSAVSSSIQRANSSFIHDLMRESSSRDDEQTMHSQYGSAYQEVSRQHRTPAEGIVVNEQQNGDRASPVLGSQSSLSVSSPPRSPEHVSHDEMDVSCDSPALPTSADGDRTVVSDNDQVASTLDAANISRITTSSAAYHMEDEEWPSEHNESKRKQDEYDEEGNSYQEDEINDGEGDTLDLANEFTDVHLDLDDEFADEDNTTAEMEPVILGFDQGVQVEIPVNNELELSSVKSTELEVGVHLGVVKQELRCGSVDPYDIVTLQGLDQTNALADESNVDPSGSTAVSSSKLPQASFAPPIDSSTSAVIDQNEVPVSLGLFSGPSLIPTPIRAIQIGSIQMPIHLHNQINPSLAQLLPSSAPLFKFGQLRHVRPVAQNVRQHSQAVPSIQPPAPTLHISKQNGSSGIPNEMDRNANQITPRESNLHQRNESEINWMADLNEFQSRLDRTSIGENASFRLSKGDSQRNNDISSKRNHKSSFSNTESSQVGSYGKALSGIKAPGAVSGGSGRRYDYAVKESNMGSTGSPVEPFHKDSRGFQRRSRRNIRRTEFRVRANVEKNETQASECHDEQNENPVPNGLAREIPVRNVNRKEGTNETIDINGADSSSTSAHYYSKTERLAQKAPSYDRSRCGYKKSRAGGIPEGDANTLLRAGVVRIVKQQGFEMPVDADGFIEVRSKKQIMSVRREQREKENRLKIRTAKAPRKQHQMSLHSSNSSSICKGTVSLDGEPAKKVSLGSVLAVEGRVLDHAEPSSSFMNDTASMTPIGRPPSANTGPRTNYCAMKPIGSQSTSDLITSIAATKLAACFSESNNKTSPIGTPFNMGNWDSSQTNQQVMPLTQTQLEEAMKPEKFEQAGSGFPLESNNALSPTVTTDVAYTSSASPINSLLAGEKIQFVTSPTVLAPITRTISNGLGAPGSSWPEMKIDRNLPGDSSAAAVLFDKEKATTKDQCQDSEEAEAQAEAEAAASAVAVAAICTDEAVGTAASASDKNSFSSKDLTGLTAGGAITGQPGQSSREEPLTVALPADLSVDTPSMSLWPSLPSLQVSGPTLCQFPIAQTSHFSCFEMNTMLGAHPFAFGPSDESAGTLGQQPQRSNALPSAQLGAWPSMVDSFYRPPTGFAGPFISPGGIPGVQGPPHMVVYNHFAPLGQFGQMGLGFMGATYISGDKQPDWKQNEGPSVGISQSDPNNQNVLPGQVTSPSFPTQVSHLRATSIMPIPTPLTMFDMASFQSSAKIQVQPCWPRVPMHSVPLSVQLQQHPIDGTAVSQYVDNVTIDKSGTNDRFQEFSASDSNKSFPNTAASQSSDVKQPVSSSSDARTVEPSFVRIGVIGNEVPNSNPKPGQVAKIPSKPHQSSLPSDQQFKHPVNNNQDRPARVTQRTGTVNEWQRRSGYPGRSSGSDKKYGTGRMKQIYVAKSSSSSHAPSG from the exons ATGTCGCACCCCGGCAAGTTTGTATCCGTTAACCTCAACCGATCGTACGGCCAGTCCGCCCAATTCCAAAGTGGCGGCCGCCCCTCCCGCCCCGCTGCCCCCTCtgccggtggcggcggcggcatggtggtgcttTCCCGCGGTCGCGGCTCCTCCTCTATGGCCAAGCCGCAGCAGCCCAAGCTCTCTGTACCGCCGCCTCTGAACCTCCCCTCGCTCCGTAAGGAGCACGAGCGTTTCGAGGGCGCGACCGCCACTACTGGCGGTGGGGTCGCCTCAGCCCCGCCCCGATCCGGCGGGGCCGTGGCTGGGTGGACGAAGCCTGCTCCGGCATCCGAGAAGCAACTGGGCTCGATACCGGCTCCTAGTGGCGTTGCCAGGCTCCCATCGTATGGATTCCAGGAGAAAGCTGTCGTCCTGCGGGGCGAGGACTTCCCTTCTCTTAAAGCAGCGGTGGCGCCACCACCTGCGCCACCCGTGCAGCATCGCCAGAAAGACGTTGATGGTGCTCAAGCCGCCATGCCGGAGACACAGCCGATGCCCCTGGGCATGCGACCGCATGTGATGCCCTCGCGTGGTGCTGAGCCCTTGGCTTCTGCCGGCGTCACAGGTACTGGCCTCCATGGTTCAGCGGAGAAGGCCCAAACTCATGATTTGGGGCCGCTGCCACTGGTGCGGCTAAGGTATGATGCTGATTGGGCTGATGATGAACGTGATACAGGGCTGAGTCTCCCAGATCGCGACAGTAAAGAGAGGGGATTTGGTAGGATTGAGACCATGGTTCCAGGGTGCGACTTCTATGGTGCGACAATGGAGCGCTTAAAAAATGAGTCCTTGGGGAGAGATTACATTGCTCCCAATAAAGAGGGCGTGCAAGATGGTTTGTGGCGATCTCCTATGCCAAGCCACAATGTGGAGAGGACAGATGGTCGTCCTCACAGTGCAGGCAAAGGAAGCGGACAGTTACTTTACCATGAAGGCATTACTAACGGTGCCTCCAAGGATTTGTGCAATACTAGTAAGGAGCCTGCTGTGCGAGCCTATGGACAGATTGGGACGGAACTGCACGGAAGCGCACATATTGGGGAAACTGCAGGTGAATGTTACAATGATAATTCTAATAACTGGTACAGAGGGAAGTCTTTCCAGAATAATCCTGTTTCCAAGGTGATGCCATATCTTGGTAATAAGGGACCTTTAGTTAACGAGCCAGGAGCAAAATTTGGCAGGGATAAGTGGCTCACTGGAGTCCCTGTAAGGCCTTTAGTTGAGCATACCGGTTTTGATAGCATTTCTGCCGTTAGTTTCAGTTCaataaagaagaaaaaagaaacaaccAAACCATCAGATTTCCATGATCCAGTAAGGGAGTCATTTGAGGCTGAGCTCGATAGGATCTTGAGGGTACAAGAGCAAGAAAGACAGCGGGTAGTGGAAGAACAGGCCAGAGTCAGAGAAATCGCTAGGAAACAAGATGAGGAGAGGGAGAACCTgataagagaggaggaggaaaggcGGCGGTTGGTGGAAGAAGAGGCAAGACAGGCTGTTTGGCAAGCCGAGCAAGAGACGCTGGAAGCTTCCAGAAGAGTTGAGGAGCAGAGAATTGCTAGGGAGGAAGAGAAGATGAGGGTTGCTATGGAGGAGGAGCGGCGTAGAGAAGCCGCACGTCAAAAGCTCCTGGAATTGGAGGCAAGGATTGCTAGACGGCGAGCCGAATCAAACATGAGCAATGGAAATCTTACTTCAGCTGCCAATGATGAACAAAGACTTGGAGCCTTGAAAGACAGAGATGTGTCACGGTACACTAATGCTGGTGAAAGACATGCTATTAGCAGACTGGGTGAGCGCATCAATACCTCCATTTCATCGGTGGCTTCCAGTCTCAACCGGTACAGTGATACAGTTCCAAGGGCGCTCAACATTATGGGAGATGGACACTCAGGCTTGGTTGATAGAGAACACGCATACCACAGTGCAAGGGCTGCATTTGAAGACCAAGAAAATATACATTACAGCCCACGGCGTGGCACTTTGGGTACTAAGAGGGAAAGTTTCCCTAAAAAAGATTCTTATGTTGGATTTCGGGCATCGTCAGTCGGGCCATCTTCGAGAGACCAAATCAATGATTCACCATGGGCACTGGAAGATTACAGTCAAGGAAGAGTTTCAAGGTGGGATGCACCGACGGAGAATAACTGTTTTGACAAGCAGTCTGAATTTGACACTCATTTTTTTAACAGTGATAGGTTTGGAGATGCTGCATGGCTGCCTAGTGGTTCCTACAGAAGCCCCAATGCTCAACAAGGAGGGAGAATGTTCCAGAACTCCGAGGCTCATGATTTCTCGTCTTCTACAAAATCCTGCTATCCTATGCGGCATCCATGTGTACCCCCACCACATGTTGTGACCTCAATGCATGGAAGTGCAGTTAGTTCTTCTATTCAACGTGCCAATTCATCTTTCATTCATGATTTAATGAGAGAGAGTTCTAGTAGAGATGATGAACAAACTATGCACAGTCAATATGGTAGTGCATACCAAGAAGTATCCCGCCAGCATCGGACGCCTGCTGAAGGCATTGTTGTCAATGAGCAGCAAAATGGGGACAGGGCGAGCCCTGTTTTGGGCTCACAATCTTCTCTTTCCGTTTCAAGCCCTCCTAGGTCACctgaacatgtttcacatgacGAGATGGATGTTTCTTGTGATTCACCTGCACTGCCAACTTCTGCTGATGGTGATCGTACTGTGGTATCTGATAATGACCAAGTGGCTTCAACTTTAGATGCAGCAAACATAAGCAGAATCACTACCTCAAGCGCGGCTTATCACATGGAGGATGAGGAATGGCCAAGTGAACACAATGAATCCAAGCGAAAACAGGATGAGTATGATGAGGAAGGCAATAGCTACCAAGAAGATGAAATCAATGATGGCGAGGGTGATACTCTTGACTTGGCTAATGAGTTCACAGATGTGCATCTTGACTTGGATGATGAGTTTGCAGATGAAGATAATACAACTGCAGAAATGGAACCAGTTATACTTGGATTCGATCAGGGTGTACAGGTTGAAATTCCCGTGAATAATGAGCTTGAATTAAGTTCTGTGAAGAGCACTGAACTGGAAGTTGGTGTACACTTGGGCGTCGTGAAGCAAGAGTTGAGATGTGGTTCAGTTGATCCTTATGACATTGTTACGCTTCAAGGCCTTGATCAAACAAATGCCTTGGCCGATGAATCTAATGTTGATCCATCCGGTAGCACAGCTGTGTCAAGTTCCAAGTTACCTCAGGCATCTTTTGCCCCCCCTATTGATTCATCAACATCAGCAGTAATTGACCAGAACGAAGTTCCTGTTAGTCTGGGTTTGTTTTCTGGGCCATCTTTAATACCAACTCCGATTCGAGCCATTCAGATTGGCTCCATACAGATGCCGATCCATCTCCACAATCAGATTAACCCATCCCTGGCTCAACTGCTCCCTTCATCAGCTCCTTTATTCAAGTTTGGTCAGTTGAGGCATGTCCGCCCTGTTGCCCAGAATGTTCGACAACATTCTCAGGCGGTGCCCTCCATTCAGCCCCCCGCACCAACTCTACATATATCGAAACAGAATGGTTCGAGTGGTATACCTAATGAGATGGATCGAAATGCAAACCAGATTACCCCAAGAGAATCAAATTTGCATCAGCGCAATGAATCTGAAATCAACTGGATGGCTGATTTAAATGAATTTCAGAGCCGATTAGACAGAACTTCAATTGGAGAAAATGCATCTTTCAGACTTTCAAAAGGTGATTCTCAGAGGAATAATGATATCTCTTCAAAGCGGAATCACAAATCTTCTTTCAGTAACACAGAATCTTCTCAAGTTGGTTCATATGGGAAAGCCTTGAGTGGCATAAAGGCTCCAGGCGCTGTATCTGGTGGAAGTGGGAGGAGATACGATTATGCTGTTAAAGAATCTAATATGGGATCAACAGGCTCACCTGTTGAACCTTTTCATAAAGACTCCAGAGGATTCCAGAGAAGGTCTCGTAGGAACATAAGAAGAACTGAATTTAGAGTGCGGGCAAATGTTGAGAAGAACGAAACCCAAGCTTCTGAGTGCCATGATGAGCAGAATGAGAATCCGGTTCCCAATGGATTGGCAAGGGAGATTCCGGTGAGAAATGTGAACAGAAAGGAAGGTACAAATGAAACAATTGATATTAATGGAGCAGATTCTTCATCTACATCTGCTCATTATTATAGTAAAACAGAGAGACTTGCACAGAAGGCTCCATCTTATGACAGGTCTCGTTGTGGGTACAAGAAATCTAGAGCAGGTGGTATCCCCGAGGGAGATGCTAATACCTTGTTACGTGCTGGAGTTGTACGCATCGTTAAGCAGCAAGGCTTTGAAATGCCTGTTGATGCAGATGGTTTTATTGAAGTCAGGTCCAAGAAGCAGATCATGAGTGTCAGGAGAGAGCAGAGGGAGAAAGAAAATAGATTGAAAATaaggacggcaaag gctccccgcaagcAGCATCAAATGTCGCTACACAGTTCTAACAGTTCAAGTATTTGTAAGGGGACAGTTTCTTTGGATGGAGAACCTGCGAAGAAAGTTTCTTTGGGTTCTGTCCTTGCAGTTGAAGGAAGGGTCCTTGACCACGCCGAACCATCATCTTCATTCATGAATGATACAGCTTCAATGACACCCATAGGGCGGCCACCTTCAGCCAACACAGGACCTCGTACAAACTACTGTGCAATGAA GCCTATCGGAAGCCAGTCAACCTCTGACTTGATAACTTCTATTGCCGCAACAAAGCTTGCGGCATGCTTCTCAGAAAGCAATAATAAAACATCGCCAATTGGCACTCCATTTAACATGGGCAACTGGGATAGTTCACAAACGAACCAGCAG GTTATGCCATTAACTCAAACTCAACTTGAGGAAGCGATGAAACCAGAAAAGTTTGAACAAGCAGGTTCTGGCTTTCCATTGGAGTCCAATAATGCTCTATCTCCTACAGTAACCACGGACGTGGCATACACATCATCTGCTAGCCCTATCAACTCTCTTTTGGCTGGggagaagattcagtttg TTACATCGCCAACCGTACTGGCTCCGATCACCCGAACAATTTCAAATGGGCTTGGTGCTCCAGGTTCATCTTGGCCTGAAATGAAGATTGACCGAAATTTGCCTGGTGATAGCAGTGCTGCTGCTGTTTTGTTCGATAAGGAGAAGGCTACTACTAAAGATCAATGTCAAGACTCAGAGGAGGCTGAAGCTcaagctgaggctgaagcagctgcttCTGCTGTGGCTGTTGCAGCTATTTGTACTGATGAGGCAGTTggaactgcagcttctgcttcagACAAAAATAGCTTTAGCAGTAAGGATCTCACTGGGTTAACAGCTGGAG GGGCAATAACAGGTCAACCTGGTCAATCATCTAGAGAGGAGCCACTGACGGTTGCTCTTCCAGCAGACCTGTCAGTTGACACTCCGTCAATGTCCCTGTGGCCATCTTTACCAAGCCTACAGGTGTCAGGGCCAACGCTTTGTCAGTTCCCGATTGCACAGACGTCCCACTTCTCTTGCTTCGAGATGAACACAATGTTAGGAGCACATCCTTTTGCATTTGGACCAAGTGATGAATCTGCTGGCACTTTGGGTCAACAGCCTCAAAGAAGCAATGCTTTGCCTTCAGCACAATTGGGTGCTTGGCCATCTATGGTGGATTCATTTTATCGTCCCCCTACTGGATTCGCTGGTCCTTTCATTAGCCCTGGAGGAATCCCAGGCGTGCAAGGTCCTCCACATATGGTGGTCTACAACCACTTTGCCCCACTTGGGCAATTTGGTCAAATGGGGCTTGGTTTTATGGGAGCCACTTATATTTCTGGTGACAAGCAGCCTGATTGGAAGCAAAACGAAGGACCTTCTGTTGGCATCAGCCAGAGTGATCCAAACAACCAAAATGTACTACCTGGTCAAGTAACCTCACCCAGTTTTCCTACTCAAGTGTCACATCTACGTGCAACTTCTATCATGCCAATCCCAACCCCGCTTACAATGTTTGACATGGCTTCGTTCCAG TCATCTGCGAAAATACAGGTGCAACCTTGTTGGCCACGTGTGCCTATGCACTCTGTCCCATTATCAGTGCAGCTGCAACAGCATCCAATAGATGGTACAGCGGTATCACAGTATGTTGATAATGTGACAATTGACAAGTCAGGTACAAATGATCGATTCCAGGAGTTCTCAGCATCAGATAGCAACAAGAGTTTCCCAAATACAGCTGCCTCCCAGTCGTCGGATGTTAAACAGCCAGTCTCAAGCAGTTCAGATGCTCGAACTGTTGAGCCTTCATTTGTCCGGATAGGTGTTATCGGCAATGAAGTCCCAAATAGCAACCCCAAGCCTGGTCAAGTTGCCAAGATTCCCTCCAAGCCACACCAGTCTTCATTACCATCGGATCAACAGTTCAAACATCCAGTTAATAATAATCAGGATCGTCCGGCCAGGGTTACCCAAAGGACTGGAACTGTGAATGAATGGCAACGTCGgtcaggatacccagggagaagctCCGGTTCCGACAAGAAATATGGCACTGGTAGGATGAAGCAGATCTATGTCGCCAAATCATCATCAAGTAGCCATGCCCCATCAGGCTAA